A stretch of Desulfarculaceae bacterium DNA encodes these proteins:
- a CDS encoding acetoacetate--CoA ligase → MAEMLWKPSPARIADANLTRFISFVNGKYGTSFSGYPELYEWSLSELEAFHGAVWEFFEVIHSRPYDQVVADSDQMPGAKWYPGARLNFAENLLRFRDKQTAIIFRSETGYQHSLTYAELYAQTASLAAALREMGVTVGDRVVGFMPNIPETIVAMLATASLGATWSSCSPDFGFRGVMDRFGQVRPKVLFTADGYYYNGKTFDSLARVAHVKSEIDSIEQVVVVPFTRRDPDLDEVPGAVLFTELTKREAPDMEFAQLPPDHPLYILYSSGTTGVPKCMVHGAGNVLLQHLKELSLHCDLKREDRIFYFTTCGWMMWNWLVSSLALGATLMLFDGSPFYPGPDVLWRYAAEEKITIFGTSARYLAAIENEGLKPGEQFDLSQLKAVLSTGSPLSIESFHYAYRDIKQDLCLSSISGGSDLVGCFAGGNPIGPVYAGQLQVRELGMAVEAWDDYGKPVVGEKGELVCVKPWPTMPVGFWNDPDGTKYHDAYFAVYPNVWFHGDFCEVTAEGGVVMYGRSDATLNPGGVRIGTAEIYRQVENMDEIADSLVIGQDWDNDVRVILFVRLNPGVDFDDDLVKRIKTLVRTNCTPRHVPAKVIPIADIPYTISGKKVELAVRNVIHGLPVKNKDALSNPEALELYADLAELKS, encoded by the coding sequence ATGGCCGAGATGTTGTGGAAGCCATCGCCCGCCAGGATCGCCGACGCCAACCTCACCCGGTTCATCAGCTTTGTCAACGGCAAGTACGGCACCTCTTTCAGCGGATACCCCGAGCTCTATGAGTGGTCGCTCAGTGAGCTGGAAGCCTTTCATGGAGCGGTCTGGGAGTTCTTCGAGGTGATCCACAGCCGGCCCTACGACCAGGTGGTGGCCGATTCGGACCAGATGCCAGGGGCCAAGTGGTACCCCGGTGCGCGGCTCAACTTCGCCGAGAACCTCTTGCGCTTCCGCGACAAGCAAACCGCCATAATCTTCCGCTCGGAAACCGGCTACCAGCACTCCCTGACCTACGCCGAGCTGTATGCCCAGACCGCCTCGCTGGCCGCCGCCCTTCGGGAGATGGGGGTCACGGTGGGCGATCGGGTGGTGGGCTTCATGCCCAACATCCCCGAGACCATCGTGGCCATGCTGGCCACGGCCAGCCTGGGGGCCACCTGGTCCTCGTGCAGCCCGGACTTCGGCTTCCGGGGGGTGATGGACCGCTTCGGCCAGGTGCGGCCCAAGGTGCTGTTCACTGCGGACGGCTACTACTACAACGGCAAGACCTTCGACTCCCTGGCCCGGGTGGCCCACGTCAAGTCCGAGATCGACAGCATCGAGCAGGTGGTGGTGGTTCCCTTCACCCGGCGAGACCCGGACCTGGACGAGGTGCCCGGCGCGGTGCTGTTCACCGAGCTGACCAAGCGCGAAGCCCCGGATATGGAGTTCGCCCAGCTCCCGCCGGATCACCCCCTGTACATCCTCTACTCCTCGGGCACCACCGGAGTGCCCAAGTGCATGGTGCACGGCGCGGGCAACGTGCTCTTGCAGCACCTCAAGGAGCTGAGCCTGCACTGCGACCTCAAACGCGAGGACCGCATCTTCTACTTCACCACCTGCGGCTGGATGATGTGGAACTGGCTGGTCAGCTCCCTGGCCCTGGGGGCCACCCTGATGCTTTTCGACGGCTCGCCCTTCTACCCCGGCCCGGATGTGCTCTGGCGGTATGCGGCCGAGGAGAAGATCACCATCTTCGGCACCAGCGCCCGCTATCTGGCGGCCATCGAGAACGAGGGCCTCAAGCCGGGCGAGCAGTTCGACCTGAGCCAGCTCAAGGCGGTGCTCTCCACCGGCTCGCCCCTGAGCATCGAGAGCTTCCACTACGCCTACCGCGATATCAAACAGGACCTGTGCCTGTCCTCCATCAGCGGCGGCTCGGACTTGGTGGGCTGTTTCGCCGGGGGCAACCCCATCGGCCCGGTGTACGCCGGCCAGCTCCAGGTGCGCGAGCTGGGCATGGCCGTGGAGGCCTGGGACGATTATGGCAAGCCGGTGGTGGGTGAGAAGGGCGAGCTGGTCTGCGTCAAGCCCTGGCCCACCATGCCCGTGGGCTTCTGGAACGACCCGGACGGCACCAAATACCACGACGCCTACTTTGCGGTGTATCCCAACGTTTGGTTCCATGGCGACTTCTGCGAGGTGACCGCCGAGGGCGGGGTGGTGATGTACGGCCGCTCCGACGCCACGCTCAACCCCGGCGGGGTGCGCATCGGCACGGCCGAGATCTACCGCCAAGTGGAGAACATGGACGAGATCGCCGACAGCCTGGTCATCGGCCAGGACTGGGACAACGATGTGCGGGTGATCCTGTTCGTGCGGCTCAATCCGGGGGTGGACTTTGACGACGACCTAGTCAAGCGCATCAAGACCCTGGTCCGCACCAACTGCACTCCGCGCCACGTGCCGGCCAAGGTGATCCCCATCGCCGACATCCCCTACACCATCAGCGGCAAGAAGGTGGAGCTGGCGGTGCGCAACGTGATTCACGGCCTGCCGGTGAAGAACAAGGACGCCCTGAGCAACCCCGAGGCCCTGGAGCTTTACGCCGACTTGGCAGAGCTGAAGAGCTAG
- a CDS encoding cytidylate kinase family protein: MAIVTISRQIGSWGDEIAQQVCRDLGARLVGGDHFHAKAQECDEDFAKECRAFETEKPAGFFERLFMRHPANTSLFASLVYTEAALGDAVILGRGAQIVMADDPKVLRVRVVAPRQLRVERLSQRQGFSLDDAASFLGRHDRQRRALIESIFHKDLSDWSLYDMVLNTKDLGVELVSKLICLAAEAAGPVGPEQKTAYAGLALAKAVEAAIKKKVVTVPVREVEVLNQGGGRLVLQGAVQDKQARKHAEDIALAHPGVSAVDNQLVTTELGY, translated from the coding sequence ATGGCCATAGTTACCATTTCCCGCCAAATCGGTAGCTGGGGCGACGAGATCGCCCAGCAGGTGTGCCGCGACTTGGGGGCCCGCCTGGTGGGCGGGGATCATTTCCATGCCAAGGCCCAGGAGTGCGACGAGGATTTCGCCAAGGAGTGCCGAGCCTTCGAGACCGAGAAACCCGCCGGGTTCTTCGAGCGCCTCTTCATGCGCCACCCGGCCAACACCAGCCTGTTCGCCTCGCTGGTCTACACCGAGGCCGCCCTGGGCGACGCGGTGATCCTGGGCCGGGGCGCGCAGATCGTCATGGCCGACGACCCCAAGGTGCTGCGGGTCCGGGTGGTGGCCCCGCGCCAGCTCAGGGTGGAGCGCCTGTCCCAGCGCCAGGGCTTCAGCCTGGACGACGCGGCCAGCTTCCTAGGCCGTCATGACCGCCAGCGCCGGGCCCTGATCGAGAGCATCTTCCATAAAGACTTGAGCGATTGGTCTTTATATGACATGGTGCTCAACACCAAGGACCTGGGCGTGGAGCTGGTGAGCAAGCTTATCTGCCTGGCCGCCGAGGCCGCCGGGCCGGTGGGCCCGGAGCAAAAGACCGCCTACGCCGGCCTGGCCTTGGCCAAGGCCGTGGAAGCGGCCATCAAGAAAAAAGTGGTCACTGTGCCGGTGCGCGAGGTGGAGGTGCTCAACCAGGGGGGCGGCCGCCTGGTCCTTCAGGGCGCGGTGCAGGACAAGCAAGCGCGCAAGCACGCCGAGGACATCGCGCTGGCCCATCCCGGCGTGAGCGCGGTGGACAACCAACTCGTCACCACGGAGTTGGGCTACTGA
- a CDS encoding nitroreductase family protein translates to MDLMEAIRERRSIRKYEDKPIPQEVVDQLMEAVMWSPSWANTQCWELVKVDDPAVREALQASMGKGNPATKAIVSAPLLFVICARKEASGYYNGVVTTKHGDWMLFDLGIACQNLCLAGHGLGLGSVVVGMFDHDAAGRAVKMPEGYELVAIVPMGYPAQQVKAPKRRPPEEFLTVDHF, encoded by the coding sequence ATGGATCTGATGGAAGCCATCCGCGAACGTCGCAGCATACGCAAATATGAGGACAAGCCCATCCCCCAGGAGGTGGTGGACCAGCTCATGGAGGCGGTGATGTGGTCGCCTTCCTGGGCCAACACCCAGTGCTGGGAGCTGGTGAAGGTGGACGACCCCGCCGTGCGCGAGGCCTTGCAGGCCAGCATGGGCAAGGGCAACCCGGCCACCAAGGCCATTGTGAGCGCTCCGCTGCTGTTCGTGATCTGCGCCCGCAAGGAGGCCTCGGGCTACTACAACGGCGTGGTGACCACCAAGCACGGCGATTGGATGCTCTTTGACCTGGGCATCGCCTGCCAAAACCTGTGCCTGGCCGGCCATGGCCTGGGCCTGGGCTCGGTGGTGGTGGGCATGTTCGATCACGACGCCGCGGGCAGGGCGGTCAAGATGCCCGAGGGGTACGAGCTGGTGGCCATTGTGCCCATGGGTTACCCCGCCCAGCAGGTGAAGGCTCCCAAGCGCCGGCCGCCCGAGGAGTTCCTGACAGTGGACCATTTTTAG
- a CDS encoding class II fructose-bisphosphate aldolase — translation MSADYARDFAQALSIGRPPNITRLFPNSKALLVSGKVIDRALLAKGKAMTIAANGRNHFVIRGALRAAQKANACLILEIAKSEGGRSAYCAVNYWNLARQADQVINELGITVPVAIHADHYGIKGDQDVAEAKVEIPSMFEAGITSIAVDASHLPDDQNLLASLEINQYIPAWACLETEVGEIKGNEGLSTPEDALFLIQGLNAHGIFPDWIALNNGTAHGIQTSDQGIQVELTAEVHKALAPYKVSGAQHGTSGNTSERLRRIAQETQTTKANVATALQMISWGVKVNEFGNAELDENGDFIKLPGQGVSDEMWAEMQAYAADKGWKSGNYKKLNLPFENKLLAQPASVRARMVQAVEDFVYELLTKVFNAQDTAPLGVEAILKAGGYDLGPKGQQMEDPAQWTPELIHAKAQNLDSDKGPAGDFDD, via the coding sequence ATGTCCGCCGACTATGCCCGGGATTTCGCCCAGGCGCTCTCCATAGGGCGTCCGCCCAACATCACCCGCCTGTTCCCCAACTCCAAGGCCCTCCTGGTGAGCGGCAAGGTCATCGACCGGGCCCTCCTGGCCAAGGGCAAGGCCATGACCATCGCGGCCAACGGGCGCAACCACTTCGTGATCCGGGGAGCCTTGCGGGCGGCGCAAAAGGCCAACGCCTGCCTGATCCTGGAGATCGCCAAGAGCGAGGGCGGGCGAAGCGCCTACTGCGCGGTGAACTACTGGAACCTGGCCCGCCAGGCCGACCAGGTGATCAACGAGCTGGGCATCACCGTGCCAGTGGCCATCCACGCCGACCACTACGGCATCAAGGGCGACCAGGACGTGGCCGAGGCCAAGGTGGAGATACCCTCCATGTTCGAGGCGGGCATCACCTCCATCGCGGTGGACGCCTCCCACCTGCCCGACGACCAGAACCTCCTGGCCAGCCTGGAGATCAACCAGTACATCCCGGCCTGGGCCTGCCTGGAAACCGAGGTGGGCGAGATCAAGGGCAACGAGGGGCTCTCCACCCCGGAGGACGCCCTGTTCCTCATCCAGGGGCTCAACGCCCACGGCATCTTCCCTGACTGGATCGCCCTGAACAACGGCACGGCCCATGGCATCCAGACCTCGGACCAGGGCATCCAGGTGGAGCTGACCGCCGAGGTCCACAAGGCTTTGGCCCCCTACAAGGTCTCGGGCGCCCAGCACGGCACCAGCGGCAACACCTCCGAGCGCCTGCGGCGCATCGCCCAGGAGACCCAAACCACCAAGGCCAACGTGGCCACCGCGCTCCAGATGATCTCCTGGGGGGTGAAGGTCAACGAATTCGGCAACGCCGAGCTGGACGAAAACGGCGACTTCATCAAGTTGCCCGGCCAGGGCGTCAGCGATGAGATGTGGGCCGAGATGCAGGCCTACGCCGCGGACAAGGGCTGGAAGAGCGGCAACTACAAGAAGCTCAACCTGCCATTCGAGAACAAACTCTTGGCCCAGCCCGCCTCGGTGCGCGCCCGCATGGTCCAGGCGGTGGAGGACTTCGTCTACGAGCTGTTGACCAAAGTGTTCAACGCCCAGGACACCGCGCCCCTGGGGGTGGAGGCCATCCTGAAGGCCGGCGGCTACGACCTGGGCCCCAAGGGCCAGCAAATGGAAGATCCGGCCCAGTGGACCCCGGAGCTGATCCACGCCAAGGCCCAGAACCTGGACAGCGACAAGGGCCCGGCCGGCGACTTCGACGACTAG
- a CDS encoding Nif3-like dinuclear metal center hexameric protein — MSKQSAQATVGQVMQLMEQWAPASAAEEWDRVGLQVGRPAAPAERIWTALELDDTCLDAALAAGVQMLLVHHPPIFKPLGSLRGDRPEAARLIKAAAADMAIFAAHTNLDSAPGGVNDVLGRRLGLTGLAPLTPGRSGGLIKLVVFTPAEALDQVSAALFASGAGRVGDYSECSFAGLGVGAYRVPPDGKPYVGSPGQREMLEELRLEVLIPASAAPRALAALSQAHPYEEPAVDLYPLEQSPAGFGLGRVGELAAPVEAGAFARRAAAELKAGWAHMGGAPPQRISRVAVVGGSGGDMLPAAAARGAQLLITGEAPHHAAQQAADLGLGILCLGHYQTEVVIVEPWAARLGRELSGLGLDCTVEPYTGGVDPWHPVVHKEE, encoded by the coding sequence ATGAGCAAGCAAAGCGCACAAGCCACTGTCGGCCAGGTAATGCAGTTGATGGAGCAGTGGGCTCCGGCATCGGCGGCCGAGGAGTGGGACCGGGTGGGCCTTCAGGTGGGCCGCCCCGCCGCTCCGGCCGAGCGCATCTGGACCGCCCTGGAGCTGGACGACACCTGCCTGGACGCGGCCTTGGCCGCCGGGGTGCAGATGCTCCTGGTGCACCACCCGCCCATCTTCAAGCCGCTGGGCTCCCTGCGCGGCGACCGCCCGGAAGCCGCCCGCCTGATCAAAGCCGCGGCCGCGGACATGGCCATCTTCGCCGCCCACACCAACCTTGACTCCGCCCCCGGCGGAGTCAACGACGTTTTGGGGAGGCGTTTGGGCCTCACCGGCCTGGCGCCCCTTACCCCTGGGCGTTCCGGCGGCCTGATCAAGCTGGTGGTGTTCACCCCGGCTGAGGCCTTGGACCAGGTATCGGCCGCGCTGTTCGCCAGCGGGGCGGGCCGGGTGGGCGACTACAGCGAATGCTCCTTTGCCGGCTTGGGAGTGGGGGCCTATCGCGTGCCCCCCGATGGCAAGCCCTATGTGGGAAGCCCGGGCCAAAGGGAGATGTTGGAGGAGTTGCGCCTGGAGGTGCTCATCCCCGCTTCCGCCGCGCCCCGGGCCTTGGCCGCCCTGAGCCAGGCCCACCCTTACGAAGAACCGGCCGTGGATCTGTATCCCCTGGAGCAGTCCCCGGCTGGTTTTGGTTTGGGCCGGGTGGGTGAGCTGGCCGCGCCGGTGGAGGCCGGGGCCTTTGCCCGCCGCGCGGCGGCGGAGCTGAAGGCGGGCTGGGCCCATATGGGCGGCGCGCCGCCCCAGAGAATTTCACGGGTGGCCGTGGTGGGGGGCTCGGGCGGCGACATGCTGCCCGCCGCCGCCGCCAGGGGCGCCCAACTGCTTATAACCGGCGAGGCCCCGCACCACGCCGCCCAGCAAGCGGCCGATCTGGGCCTGGGCATCCTGTGCCTGGGGCACTACCAGACCGAGGTGGTGATCGTGGAGCCCTGGGCCGCGCGCCTGGGCCGCGAGCTTAGCGGGCTTGGCCTCGACTGCACCGTTGAACCGTACACCGGAGGGGTGGACCCCTGGCATCCGGTTGTCCATAAGGAGGAATAA
- a CDS encoding ribonuclease HI family protein, with the protein MSPEALSLTLQADGGSRGNPGPAGSGAVLYDNQGNEVAALSRYLGVATNNEAEYQGLIMGLEEAKRLGASELNIKLDSELIVRQIEGRYKVKAPGLKPLFAKAKGLLQSFAKVSILHVPRAQNARADQLANLAMDRRA; encoded by the coding sequence ATGAGCCCCGAGGCGCTCTCGCTGACCCTGCAAGCCGACGGCGGGTCCCGGGGCAATCCCGGCCCGGCCGGCTCCGGGGCGGTGCTCTACGACAACCAAGGCAACGAGGTGGCCGCGCTGAGCCGCTATTTGGGCGTGGCCACCAACAACGAGGCCGAGTACCAGGGCCTGATCATGGGCCTGGAAGAGGCCAAGCGCCTGGGAGCCAGCGAGCTTAACATCAAGCTGGACTCCGAGCTGATCGTCCGCCAGATCGAGGGGCGCTACAAGGTCAAGGCCCCGGGCCTCAAGCCGCTGTTCGCCAAAGCCAAGGGCCTGTTGCAATCCTTCGCCAAAGTGAGCATCTTACACGTACCTAGGGCCCAGAACGCCCGCGCCGACCAGTTGGCCAACCTGGCCATGGACCGGCGCGCCTAG
- a CDS encoding ATP-grasp domain-containing protein, whose amino-acid sequence MNRPLVAIGRRLARFPQITTLGPRPNLDDYSPAELELIRAADTIYYPTAALAPQLAALGKRLFPSLACHLLEGDKIKQTTLFKLLGLPHPRTRVFYGKQSRGILDHFSFPFIAKQPRASSQGRGVYLIENQAQLEAYLAENKVAYIQERLPIDRDLRVVVIGYEPVCAYWRLPPEGEWRSNVARGASVSFDDVPPAAVELAVRAARAGGLDEAGFDVAVVSGEPLLLEFNVMYGRRGPALAGIDVVEYVAREILAGRLPCPRSEP is encoded by the coding sequence TTGAACCGTCCCCTGGTGGCCATAGGCCGGCGACTGGCCCGCTTCCCCCAGATCACCACCCTGGGGCCGCGCCCCAACCTGGACGACTATTCCCCCGCAGAGCTGGAGCTGATCCGCGCGGCGGATACGATCTATTACCCCACCGCCGCCCTGGCCCCCCAGTTGGCGGCTCTGGGCAAGCGTCTGTTTCCCTCCCTGGCTTGCCATCTGCTGGAGGGCGACAAGATCAAGCAGACCACCCTGTTCAAGCTGCTGGGCCTGCCTCATCCCCGCACCCGGGTGTTTTATGGCAAGCAGAGCCGGGGCATTCTGGATCACTTCAGCTTCCCCTTTATCGCCAAGCAACCCCGGGCGTCCTCCCAGGGGCGCGGCGTGTATCTCATCGAGAACCAGGCCCAGCTGGAGGCATACCTTGCCGAGAACAAGGTGGCCTATATCCAGGAGCGCCTGCCCATTGACCGCGACCTGCGGGTGGTGGTGATCGGCTATGAGCCGGTGTGCGCCTACTGGCGGCTGCCGCCCGAGGGCGAGTGGCGCTCCAACGTGGCCCGGGGCGCCTCGGTGAGCTTTGACGACGTGCCCCCGGCGGCGGTGGAGCTGGCCGTGCGCGCGGCGCGGGCCGGGGGCCTGGACGAAGCGGGCTTTGACGTGGCCGTGGTTTCGGGTGAGCCGCTGCTGCTAGAATTTAACGTGATGTACGGACGCCGGGGACCGGCCCTGGCGGGCATCGACGTAGTTGAGTATGTGGCCCGGGAGATTCTGGCCGGGCGCCTGCCTTGCCCAAGGAGCGAGCCATGA
- a CDS encoding acyloxyacyl hydrolase: MHKRLRLIMPLMVLLLVGLAVPAQADGLRFQEWGLTAFGNLSMDIDNADLYEAGVIGHVAMPLVNNSDIRLDFRVEGLFGAFWDYGNGVEVGIIPALRLYVGKMAVQPYIEGGIGPSYNSLDIQELGIGFNFLSYGGVGLRFPLKNNMSLEVGYRLRHISNAGLDDRNHGVTSNQVQFGVAWAF, translated from the coding sequence GTGCATAAACGTTTACGCCTGATCATGCCCCTGATGGTACTGCTTCTTGTGGGCCTGGCCGTGCCGGCCCAGGCCGACGGCCTGCGTTTCCAGGAATGGGGCCTCACCGCCTTCGGCAACCTGAGCATGGACATCGACAACGCGGACCTCTACGAGGCCGGTGTGATCGGCCACGTGGCCATGCCCCTGGTGAACAACTCCGACATCCGCCTGGACTTCCGGGTGGAGGGCCTGTTCGGTGCTTTCTGGGATTACGGCAATGGCGTGGAGGTGGGCATCATCCCGGCCCTGCGCCTGTACGTGGGCAAAATGGCGGTGCAGCCCTACATCGAAGGCGGCATCGGCCCCTCCTACAACAGCCTGGACATCCAGGAGCTGGGCATCGGCTTCAACTTCCTGTCCTACGGCGGGGTGGGTCTGCGCTTCCCGCTCAAGAACAACATGAGCCTGGAGGTCGGCTACCGTTTGCGCCACATCTCCAACGCGGGCTTGGATGATCGCAACCACGGCGTGACCTCCAACCAGGTGCAGTTCGGCGTGGCCTGGGCCTTCTAA
- a CDS encoding glycosyl transferase — protein MTEAHLEENPQNITSAEMVVAIPSYREAKLIAYPTTQAAQGLKRYFGDKSCVIINCDNNSDDGTKEAFFEADTEDVPQIYLSTPPGVRGKGNNFQNLFRKVVELGAQAVVVVDADLKSITPQWIRHLGEPLFNDFGYVAPLYVRHKYDGTITNAIAYPFTRALYGRRVRQPIGGDFGFSGDLARVYLASPTWSEAVSQFGIDIWMTTLAMNNNVPICQAFMGRPKIHKPKDPGSDLGPMFSQVVGTIFDLMRHSAGYWMRVKWSKPTSIYGFGLGEVEMPPPVKVTQEKLAENFREGMGKYRDAWQEILTEPIFAKVEEVAGLPEDMFDFPTQTWAKLLFDYAVAYNKGVMDSQALLDSLIPLYFGKTLSYVRKTERMSVQQAEEYIETECMVFEETKPYLVDHWVA, from the coding sequence ATGACTGAGGCGCACCTGGAAGAGAACCCCCAAAACATAACCTCGGCCGAGATGGTGGTGGCCATCCCCTCCTACCGGGAGGCCAAGCTTATCGCTTATCCCACCACCCAGGCGGCCCAAGGGCTCAAACGCTACTTTGGCGACAAGAGCTGTGTAATCATCAACTGCGATAACAATTCCGATGACGGCACCAAGGAGGCCTTTTTCGAGGCCGACACCGAGGACGTGCCCCAGATCTACCTCTCCACTCCACCGGGGGTGAGAGGCAAGGGCAACAACTTCCAAAACCTGTTCCGCAAAGTGGTGGAGCTGGGCGCCCAGGCGGTGGTGGTGGTGGACGCGGACCTCAAGTCCATCACCCCCCAGTGGATCCGCCACCTGGGCGAGCCCCTGTTCAACGACTTCGGCTACGTGGCGCCCCTGTACGTGCGCCACAAGTACGACGGCACCATCACCAACGCCATCGCCTATCCCTTCACCCGCGCCCTGTACGGCCGCCGGGTGCGCCAGCCCATCGGCGGAGACTTCGGTTTCTCCGGCGACCTGGCCCGGGTCTACCTGGCCAGTCCCACCTGGTCCGAGGCGGTGAGCCAGTTCGGCATCGACATCTGGATGACCACCCTGGCCATGAACAACAACGTGCCCATCTGTCAGGCCTTCATGGGCCGGCCCAAGATCCACAAGCCCAAGGATCCGGGCAGCGACCTGGGCCCCATGTTCAGCCAGGTGGTGGGCACCATCTTCGACCTGATGCGCCACAGCGCGGGCTACTGGATGCGGGTGAAGTGGTCCAAGCCCACCTCCATCTACGGCTTCGGCCTGGGCGAGGTGGAGATGCCGCCCCCGGTGAAGGTGACCCAGGAGAAGCTGGCCGAGAACTTCCGGGAGGGCATGGGCAAGTATCGTGACGCCTGGCAGGAGATTCTCACCGAGCCCATCTTCGCCAAGGTGGAGGAGGTGGCCGGGCTGCCCGAGGACATGTTCGATTTCCCCACCCAGACCTGGGCCAAGCTACTGTTCGATTACGCGGTGGCCTATAATAAAGGGGTAATGGACAGCCAGGCCCTGCTGGATTCGCTGATTCCGCTGTATTTCGGCAAGACGCTCTCCTATGTGCGCAAGACCGAGCGGATGAGCGTTCAGCAGGCCGAGGAGTACATTGAGACTGAATGCATGGTCTTCGAGGAGACCAAGCCCTACCTGGTGGATCACTGGGTGGCCTAG
- a CDS encoding response regulator, translated as MAKILIVDDEEHIRFLYSEELADEGYEVITADSGYQLLERIEQEKPDLVVLDIKMVDYNGLDLLQDIRNKYYDLPVILCTAYDTFKEDMKSIAADFYVIKSFDLTELKNKIKMALETKLPEE; from the coding sequence ATGGCCAAGATACTGATCGTTGACGACGAAGAACACATCCGATTCCTGTACTCCGAGGAGCTGGCCGACGAAGGCTACGAGGTGATCACCGCGGACAGCGGGTATCAGCTTCTGGAGCGCATTGAACAGGAGAAACCGGACCTGGTGGTCTTGGACATCAAGATGGTGGACTACAACGGGCTGGACCTGTTGCAGGACATCCGCAACAAGTACTACGACCTGCCGGTTATCCTCTGCACCGCCTACGACACCTTCAAGGAGGACATGAAGTCCATCGCGGCGGACTTCTACGTGATCAAGTCCTTCGACCTCACCGAGCTGAAGAACAAGATCAAGATGGCCCTGGAGACCAAACTCCCCGAGGAATAA
- the lptG gene encoding LPS export ABC transporter permease LptG has protein sequence MRILSLYASREFLKLFSFLVIGFVAIFTLFDFIEKVDNFLEAGVPTSTMMSYFILQVPEITALMIPMAILMASVLSLGLMAKKNEIVAVKSSGISMFRFTLPIVLLSLVLALTVALINEVVLPITKTRTNFIWNVRVEKQPGKLYQKERFWYKGTGSIYQVGFYQPDSQSLSDVSLYRFGPDFVLSERIDAKRARYLGGKWIFFDGLYQKRVPGGGYGTQIFKQLEMSLPEKPGDFNRLAKPSEEMSLGELARYVAKVEAKGFDPLRQRVDLQAKLSFPFVCLIMALIGIPLALFKEKGRFLPAAVIIGLGVALFYWVGFSYCKSIFGYDGVLPPVLAAWLPNLIFGLFGVLMFTHVKQ, from the coding sequence TTGCGCATCCTCTCGCTATACGCCTCCCGCGAGTTTCTAAAGCTGTTCAGCTTTTTGGTCATCGGCTTCGTGGCCATCTTCACCCTGTTCGACTTCATCGAAAAGGTGGACAACTTCCTGGAGGCGGGCGTGCCCACCTCCACCATGATGAGCTACTTCATCTTGCAGGTGCCGGAGATCACCGCCTTGATGATCCCCATGGCCATCCTCATGGCCTCGGTGCTCTCCCTGGGGCTCATGGCCAAGAAGAACGAGATCGTGGCGGTCAAGTCCAGCGGCATCAGCATGTTCCGCTTCACCCTGCCCATCGTGCTCTTGTCCCTGGTGTTGGCCCTTACCGTGGCCCTGATCAACGAGGTGGTGCTGCCCATCACCAAGACCCGCACCAACTTCATCTGGAACGTGCGGGTGGAGAAGCAGCCGGGCAAGCTCTATCAAAAGGAGCGCTTCTGGTACAAAGGCACGGGCTCCATCTACCAGGTGGGCTTCTACCAGCCTGACAGCCAGAGCCTGTCCGACGTGAGCCTCTACCGCTTCGGCCCGGATTTCGTGCTCAGTGAGCGCATCGACGCCAAGCGGGCCCGCTATTTGGGCGGCAAGTGGATCTTCTTCGACGGGCTCTATCAGAAGCGGGTGCCCGGCGGGGGCTACGGCACCCAGATATTCAAACAGCTCGAAATGTCCCTGCCCGAGAAGCCCGGCGACTTCAACCGCCTGGCCAAGCCCTCCGAGGAGATGAGCCTGGGCGAGCTGGCCCGCTACGTGGCCAAGGTGGAAGCCAAGGGCTTCGACCCGCTCCGGCAGCGGGTGGATTTGCAAGCCAAGCTATCCTTCCCCTTCGTGTGCCTGATCATGGCCCTGATCGGCATACCCCTGGCCTTGTTCAAGGAAAAGGGGCGCTTTTTGCCCGCGGCGGTGATCATCGGCCTGGGCGTGGCCCTGTTCTATTGGGTGGGCTTCAGCTATTGCAAATCCATCTTCGGCTACGACGGGGTCTTGCCGCCGGTGCTGGCCGCCTGGCTGCCCAACCTAATTTTCGGCCTGTTCGGGGTGCTGATGTTCACCCACGTCAAGCAATAG